A window from Felis catus isolate Fca126 chromosome B1, F.catus_Fca126_mat1.0, whole genome shotgun sequence encodes these proteins:
- the LOC109498955 gene encoding CLK4-associating serine/arginine rich protein-like, with translation MMLRSPLPAAAASHTASHVSLPLFFFFLTSARGGAATARPLTSPLLARPRPGRGGGGGEGAAPARARPPGPTASRLRRGGATGRGGGRRGRAWRSPRSQPRRRGTERARLARAPGWGRPWPRPAGARRWPAGSPLFPRAPPHYPWLKAARPRLREQREVA, from the exons ATGATGCTGAGGTCTCCTCTGCCGGCGGCTGCAGCTTCTCACACAGCCTCTCATGTTTcgctccctcttttcttcttctttttaactaGCGCGCGGGGAGGTGCTGCCACCGCGCGCCCCTTGACGTCACCGCTCCTCGCGCGCCCCCGCCCGGGccgaggtgggggtggaggggagggggcggccccGGCGCGAGCGCGTCCCCCGGGCCCGACGGCCTCGCGGCTGCGGCGGGGAGGGGCCACAGGCCGCGGCGGCGGACGGAGGGGGAGGGCCTGGCGGAGCCCTCGGAGCCAGCCTCGAAGGCGCGGGACGGAGCGCGCCCGCCTCGCCAGGGCGCCCGGCTGGGGGCGTCCCTGGCCCCGGCCCGCGGGCGCGCGGAGATGGCCCGCTggttcccctctcttccccagagCCCCTCCGCACTACCCCTGGCTAAAGGCGGCCCGGCCGAGGCTCCGAGAGCAA AGGGAAGTTGCATAG